One window of the Etheostoma spectabile isolate EspeVRDwgs_2016 chromosome 16, UIUC_Espe_1.0, whole genome shotgun sequence genome contains the following:
- the LOC116704208 gene encoding LOW QUALITY PROTEIN: E3 ubiquitin/ISG15 ligase TRIM25-like (The sequence of the model RefSeq protein was modified relative to this genomic sequence to represent the inferred CDS: inserted 1 base in 1 codon), which produces MAQQGIQIKDKEKLCCSICLDILKDPVTIPCGHNYCMGCIKSHWDEEDQKEIHTCPQCRQTFGSRPALVRNTMLADLLEELKKTGLQAAPADHCYAGPEDVVCDFCTGRKVKALKSCLXCEQHLQPYYESPAFGKHKLVDPSKKLQENVCARHSEVMKIFCRTDQKCICYLCSMDEHKGHDTVSAAAEMTERQKELGLCLQKIQQRIQNREKNVKVLQQEVEAINHSADKAVEDSKKIFTDAKQQIRSRQKTEVTHVNKLQEKLEQEITELNRKLTELEQLLHTDDHIQFLQNFISLSRLSEATDSSGIDIRPLRYTEDVTAAVSEVRDKLQGILSEEWTSVLHTWTEDVLLPQAEPKTRDEFLQHSCQLTLDYNTACRKLIICSDLEVKNQHNPPNYLHVLHPDSFTDWAQVLCRESLTGRCYWEVDFKGTGIFVAVAYKNISRAGRESAFGHNDKSWALQCFHNSYEFTHNNIRTSVSGPASSRVGVYLDHSAGVLCFYSVSETMTLLHRVQTTFSQPLCPGLGVHYASAEICRASNTED; this is translated from the exons ATGGCGCAGCAAGGAATTCAGATAAAAGATAAGGAAAAACTCTGCTGTTCGATCTGTCTGGACATACTGAAGGATCCAGTGACTATTCCATGTGGGCACAACTACTGTATGGGCTGTATTAAAAGCCACTGGGATGAAGAGGATCAGAAGGAAATCCACACTTGTCCTCAGTGCAGACAGACCTTTGGGTCGAGGCCTGCCCTGGTGAGAAACACCATGTTGGCAGATTTATtggaggagctgaagaagaCAGGACTCCAAGCTGCTCCAGCTGATCACTGCTATGCCGGACCTGAAGATGTGGTATGTGATTTCTGCACTGGGAGAAAAGTAAAAGCCCTCAAGTCCTGTC ACTGTGAGCAGCACCTTCAGCCTTACTATGAATCCCCGGCCTTTGGAAAACACAAGCTGGTCGACCCTTCCAAGAAGCTCCAGGAGAACGTCTGTGCTCGTCACAGCGAGGTGATGAAGATTTTCTGCCGCACTGATCAGAAATGTATCTGCTATCTGTGCTCCATGGATGAACATAAAGGCCACGACACAGTTTCAGCCGCGGCAGAAATGACTGAGCGGCAGAAAGAGCTCGGGTTGTGCCTGCAAAAGATCCAGCAGAGAATCCaaaacagggagaaaaatgtgaaGGTGCTTCAGCAGGAAGTGGAAGCTATCAATCACTCTGCTGATAAAGCTGTGGAGGACAGCAAGAAGATCTTCACAGATGCAAAGCAGCAGATCAGATCTCGTCAGAAAACGGAAGTGACCCACGTCAACAAGCTTcaggagaagctggagcaggagaTCACTGAGCTGAACAGGAAACTCACTGAGCTGGAGCAACTGTTACACACGGACGATCACATCCAGTTTCTGCAGAATTTCATCTCGCTGTCACGTCTAAGTGAAGCTACAGACTCATCCGGCATCGATATCCGTCCTCTGAGGTACACTGAGGATGTGACTGCAGCTGTGTCAGAGGTCAGAGATAAACTACAGGGCATTCTTAGTGAGGAATGGACCAGCGTGTTGCATACATGGACTGAAGATGTTTTACTGCCACAGGCAGAACCCAAGACCAGAGATGAATTCTTACAACATTCATGTCAGCTCACACTGGATTATAACACAGCATGCAGGAAATTAATTATTTGCAGTGACCTAGAAGTAAAAAACCAGCATAATCCACCTAATTATTTACATGTTCTTCACCCAGACAGTTTTACTGACTGGGCTCAGGTTTTGTGTAGAGAAAGTCTGACTGGACGttgttactgggaggtggaCTTTAAAGGGACAGGCATTTTTGTAGCAGTTGCATACAAGAATATTAGCAGAGCAGGAAGAGAAAGTGCCTTTGGGCACAATGACAAGTCTTGGGCATTACAATGTTTCCATAACAGTTATGAattcacacacaacaacatcagAACTTCTGTCTCGGGTCCTGCGTCCTCCCGAGTGGGAGTGTACCTGGATCACAGTGCAGGTGTTCTCTGTTTCTACAGCGTCTCTGAAACCatgaccctcctccacagagtccagaccaCATTCAGTCAGCCgctctgtcctggacttggGGTACATTACGCTTCTGCTGAAATCTGCAGAGCTTCAAACACAGAAGACTAA
- the txnl1 gene encoding thioredoxin-like protein 1 — MVGVKVIGSDPDFQPELAASGSRLAVVKFTMAGCRPCVRIAPAFNMLSNKYPQVVFLEVDVHVCQATAAANNISATPTFLFFRNRVRVDQYQGADSAGLEEKIKQHTENDPGNSEDSDIPKGYMDLMPFVSKAGCECLNESDDCGFDNCLIKDSTYMESDCDEQLLITIAFNQPVKLFSMKLLSSEFAQAPKVVKLFINLPRSMGFDDAERCEATQTLELSEEDYKEDGLIPLRYVKFQNVQSVTLFVKSNQGDEETTKINYLTFIGTPVQATNMSDFKRVVGKKGESH; from the exons ATGGTCGGTGTTAAAGTGATCGGGAGCGACCCGGACTTCCAGCCGGAGTTAGCGGCCTCCGGCTCCAGGCTTGCCGTGGTGAAGTTTACAATGGCTGG gTGTCGACCCTGTGTCAGAATAGCTCCAGCTTTCAACATGTTGAGTAACAAGTACCCACAGGTCGTTTTCCTTGAAGttgatgttcatgtctgtcaG GCAACAGCGGCAGCCAACAACATCTCAGCCACACCAACATTCTTGTTCTTCAGGAACCGAGTTCGGGTGGATCAGTATCAGGGGGCAGACTCCGCCGGTCTGGAGGAGAAAATCAAACAGCACACAGAGAATGACCCGGGAAACAGCGAGGACTCTGACATTCCAAAGGGATAC atGGATCTCATGCCTTTTGTCAGCAAAGCCGGCTGCGAATGCCTCAATGAGAGCGACGACTGCGGCTTTGATAACTGCTTAATCAAAGACTCCACCTACATGGAGTCTGACTGTGATGAACAG TTGCTGATAACTATTGCCTTCAACCAGCCGGTGAAACTCTTCTCTATGAAGCTACTATCCTCAGAGTttg CCCAAGCCCCTAAGGTGGTGAAGCTGTTCATTAATCTCCCTCGGTCGATGGGCTTCGATGACGCCGAGCGATGTGAAGCCACTCAGACTCTGGAGTTGTCAGAAGAAGACTACAAGGAGGACGGTTTGATTCCTCTGCGCTACGTCAAGTTTCAGAATGTACAGAGTGTTACG TTGTTCGTCAAGTCAAACCAAGGAGATGaggaaacaacaaaaatcaactACCTGACATTCATAGGTACTCCAGTGCAGGCCACCAACATGAGCGACTTCAAGAGG GTTGTgggaaagaaaggagagagTCACTGA